The stretch of DNA CTACTTCGACGCCAACCCGGAGAACGACTGGACCGCGGCCGGGTTCCTGCTGAACGGCATCCCCGAGGGCAACCCGTTCACCGGGCTGTTCGCGGCGATGGCCGGGAACCCGGTCGTCGACTGGCTGAACATCCTCGGCCTGACCCTCGCCGGGCTCGCGATGCTGATCGGTGCGTTCGTCCGGCTGGCCGCACTCGGCGGCGCTCTGATGATGCTCCTCTACTGGATGGCCTCGCTGACCGGCGGCCTGATGGCGGGGCTTCCGGTCGCCCACGGCTGGGTCGTGGACGATCACATCGTCTACGCCGTACTGCTGTTCGGCCTCGGCGCGTTCGGTGCGGGTCGCATCCTCGGACTCGACAGCTACATCGAGGACCGCTCGGTCGTCGAGAACAACCGCTGGCTCCGCCTGTTGCTGGGCTAGGCGGCCCACACCGCGCTCTTTTAGTCCGGCAGTCGACTACGCCGGCGTATGGGCAAGGTCAACATCGGGCTGCGGGGCTGGCGGTTCGACGAGGACGTACTGGACGAGGACGGGCGGATCCGGCCGCTGGCCAATATGGAACCGGACACCCGACAGCGCCTCCTCGTGCTGGCGAACCGGGTCGTCGATCCCTGTGACGCCTGCTGGCTGATCCACGGCGAGGACGACATCGAGCAGTGCAACGTCGCCGAGGTCATCTACGGCGAGCCACGCGGCGAGGTCGTCCTCTGTCCGGAGCACGAACCGGACTTCCTCTACTGGTTCCGCGAGGCCGGCGGCGACGACTACGCCGGCGACCTCGAACTCCAGGAGGCGTTCGCCGAGTGGTTCGCCGACGGCAACCGCGC from Haloarcula litorea encodes:
- a CDS encoding DoxX family protein codes for the protein MSTTQTLQTEILGQNVRFDYSETWVGYSLFLLRVVMGWTLFQGGVTKLITYFDANPENDWTAAGFLLNGIPEGNPFTGLFAAMAGNPVVDWLNILGLTLAGLAMLIGAFVRLAALGGALMMLLYWMASLTGGLMAGLPVAHGWVVDDHIVYAVLLFGLGAFGAGRILGLDSYIEDRSVVENNRWLRLLLG